Genomic window (Neurospora crassa OR74A linkage group VI, whole genome shotgun sequence):
GTGTTCAACGTGTCAGGCTTGGAGGAGAACGAGGTTTCAATACGGTTTAGACAGCTCTTAAATTGATGGCTATGATAAGAGCCAACTAACTCCATCCCTACGTCGCAGTTTGCTTTTACTCTGTAGGAGACGTCGAGGGTTTGGTCAACTCCTTTGGACAAGCCAGTTTGATAGCACAGTTATGCACCCCCTTCCACGACACTCAAACATGCATATGCCAACGTATAGGGGAGCAGTCGTAAAGTCCGGCAAACTCGTTGTCCATTCCTCTCACCAGCGGCAACTTTTAGTCAAATTAGTCAGGCAGATATGCACAAACACGTCTCTTCGGATCATCATTCCGTGAGCGAAGAACGAACCCAAATCCATCCAGGGGCCGCTCCACTCTTTCAGCTTGTTTTGATCCTGCCCGGCCCCACCCCCGCAATCGCATCATGGGGCCCAGCAAAACATCGTTGGGGACCAACCGCAATtcgatttctttttttccaatTTCAACACTTGAAAAGACGTCGGATTCCCTTGTCGCTTCGGTTCCTGGACGACCCGTCGTACCTGAAGATTCTTCCCAGGTTTCGCTGTCGAGGATCCTGACTATacacacaacaacaagaccTACATTCACTTCTCTACCACTTCACACAACCACAGCCAAACATGCACATCCTCATAGTCAACGACGACGGGCCTCCCTCCGCCCACTCGTCCCCCTACGTCCACTCCCTCGTCCGCGACCTGCAAGCTGCAGGCCACACCGTCTCCGTCTGCCTTCCGCACACCCAACGCTCCTGGATCGGCAAAGCCCACATGATCGGCCAAACCGTCAAGCCGCTCTACTACCGCCCGCCCCCCGCCTCCTCTCCGGCCGCCGGCCTGACCACCGCTCTCGTCCCTTCCTCTGAGAAACCCGAGCAAACCGTCAACGTAACCGACCACGGCTCCGTCCACCTCCGCCCCTCCACCGTGCCGGGAACAGAAGAATGGATCCTCGTCGACGGCACGCCCGCCTCGTGCGTGCAAATCGGACTCTACCACTTCTTCCAAGACCGCGGGCCCGTCGACCTCGTCGTGTCCGGTCCCAACTACGGGCGCAACACCACGGCTGTGTTTGCCTTGTCGTCGGGAACTCTCGGTGGCGCACTGGAAGCAGCCGTGTGCAAGCGTCGCGCCATTGCGCTATCTTATGCCTTTTTCAACCGCAACCACGACCCGGCTATCATCACCAAGGCGAGCCGGCAGTCGGTGCGCGTTATTGAGGCGTTGTGGAAGCAGTGGCCGACGGATGGATCGGTGGATCTGTACAGCGTCAATGTCCCGCTGTTGGAGGGGCtagaggaggggaaagtgtTGTACACGCCCATGTTGCAGAACTATTGGGGGGCCGGCAGCTGTTttgaggaggtggaagggtcggtggatggcgaggaggtggACGAGGAACGGATCAGAGAGGGTGGGGGTGCGGATGCCGAGACgggggatggtggtggtggtctggaGGTGGGTGATGGTAAGAGGgacggaagggaagggttgCATACCCATAAGCACTTTAAGTGGAGTCCGAGGTTTACGGATGTTTATAAGAGTGTGGAGGAGGCGCCGCCGGGGAATGATGGGTGGGCGGTCAAGGAGGGGCATACCAGGTGAGTTTTTCCAAGTATTCGGttgggagaggagagaaggacTGGGGGATGGTTGCTAACGATGATGTCTGCAGTGTCACCCCGCTGAAAGCCAACTTTTGGAATACGGCCGAGAATTTGCACGGCAAAGAGTTGCAGCTGTAAGTTTGTGTGTGCATGGTTTTGCGTTGGCTTCGCGTTGGCTTCGGTTATGGTTGTTGCCCTTTGGCGTGACGACAAGACAGCGCTTTCATGAgaggaacaacaacagatgGTTATGAGACATGGAGACGACAGACTACGACAACGACGGCACGGTTGATGATCAAGAGTTAATGATTTGCATGaattactacctactatcTAATCAGATAGAGAGAGCATAGAATGGTGAAATAGACAAGAGTGTTCTTGATCTGGCTCACTACAGACACTATGAATATTGTGTGCTGCTTTCTTTACTGGTGGTCATGATCCTAACCAGCTTCGCTACAGGCCTCCTCTTGAGACTCCCTCAGCTATCAAGACCGAGTCGACGACCACTCTCCCCATCCGGaattccaccaccaccgccaactCCAAAGACCACCTCTACGCCCTGATCGACTACCAAGACGCCTACGTCCAACCGCTCATCCTCTCCGCCATCGAGAAGcttcttccctcttcgtCATACACCCTCCTCCCGTCTCCCTTCACCTCCGAAAACAAGGAACCCGAGATCCATCTCtctacccttcttccctctgAAGACGCCAAAGTCCTCCAAATCACCCCCTACGAAACCATCGATTTCGACCACGCCATGTCCCACCCCGCCACCACCCTCATCAACTCCTACATCATCCGCAAAGCTCTCATCCGCAAGCACTTTTTGTCATCCACCGTCGAGAACTGGGTCGCCAAACACCCTACCTCCGCTCTGAAAACGCACGTAAAGAGGGCTGAAGCCTTCGAAGTCGATTACGCCGAGTTTCTGGACGATTCGCTTGTCGAAGCATTCGACCTGCGCGCGAGCATGGAGAAGAACGACCAACTCATTGCCGAGGGTAAAGAAAGGGAAGTAGAATGGTGGATTCTGAAACCAAGCATGAGTGACCGCGGACAAGGAATTCGGCTATTTAGCACGATGGAAGAGCTCCAATCCATCTTTGACAGCTGGGAAGTTGAGTCTGACtccgaagacgaagatgacgacgacgcctcctcctccaacgcagacaacacctcctccaacgCAGACGACACCTCCGACGCCGGCAGCGACCACGGAGACGGAAACGGAAACGGAATCAACACCTCCCACCTCCGCCACTTCATCGCCCAACCCTACATCCACCCACCCCTCTTGCTTCCCGAACTCTCAAACCGCAAGTTCCACATCAGGGTGTACGTCCTCGCCATCGGCGCCCTCAAAGTCTACGTCTACAAGGACATGCTCGCTTTATTCGCTGGCGTTCCTTATACGTCTCCCActacttcctcctcttctgacCCGGACTCCAACCCCGACTCCGAACCCGCAGGCGAGTTAGACCTCTCAGCCCACCTAACCAACACCTGTCTCCAAACCTACCTCTCTCCCAACGCAGCCGAAAACTCCGTCCACCGCTTCTGGGACTTGTCTTCCCTTTCGCCTACGCACTTCCCTCAGTCCAAAGCAGAGAATATCTGGGACCAGATCTGTGAAGTCACGGGTGACTTGTTTGAAGCGGCAGCGAGGGGCATGATGATTCATTTCCAGCCCATGGAGCAGGCGTTTGAAGTGTATGGACTGGATTTCCTGGTGGATGCGGATGATGAGAGCGGAAGAAACACGGCATGGTTGTTGGAGGTTAATGCTTTTCCGGACTTTAAGCAGACGGGCGAGTTGAAGGGGGTTGTGGGTGGGTTTTGGGAGGGGGTGGTGAGGGAGGCTGTTGGGGGGTTCGTTGGGGTTCAAAAGGGGGATAGTGATGAGAAGATGAGGCTGGTTAGGGATGTGGatttggggaggaggtggtaggTTTGAGGTGGAAGAGGCAATGGTAATATCAGAACGAAGACCACCTCAGATATGTGCTTGTGTGTCCAAGGTAAGTTTATAGACGTACGATTTGGGGGCAAGGATAGAAAAAAGTTATTTGCTTATACGTATGTCATCAACCGTTGGCTACATCAATCTGCCAAAGCTTATTTCTGTGATGTCCGCTGAACAAAAACGAAAACAAATGTTATCCACGGCAATACAACCCTCTCGCCGTCTCTTACACATCCATCTGTCTCTAACCCATTCTTACGCCATCAGTTCCTTGACCCCTCcgccttttctttctccaacAGATCATAATCCGCAAGCGGATCCCTCTCCAAGTCCAACGCCCAATTTACCGCCGTCCAAATCTCGTCTTTCATCTCCATACTAATATCCGCTTGTGGCTTCCTCGGCAAGAAGAGTTCCATCCCCTTATGCCCCGCCGTCGCCATTGGATACCTCcgcgtcgtcctcgtccccTTCACCACCCCGGCCCTCCAACCCGTATACAAGCTCGCAGCAAACTTGATCGCGGCAATCCCCCCACCACTCTCTAACAGCTGTGTCTCCACTTTAGCCAACATCCCACTGACGCGCAGCGCAtccgccttcttcaccttaTCATTATTCTTCTCCCCATTCACATACTCATGATACTGCCACACCAACGCCCACGGCAGCACATTCGCAAACGCCGTGATGCACCCGCTTGACCCGGCTGCCAGCCCGCCGACCAAGTAATCGCTTTGCCCCGCAAAGATGGCAAATTCTTTTTGAGAGGGGGGGAATTCCCTGGCTAGTCGGGTGATTTTGCCGACCACGTTATTGCCGGACCGCAAGTGGGCGCCGACGATCTTGCCTTTGTGGCGCAAGGCTTGACGGATTATAAGTTCGCTGGTGAGGTCGATCCCGCCGTCTTCGTCAGAGATGAGGATCCGTAACTCGGAGTAGTGGACGATATCGTCGAAAAACGCGTCCACCGTTTCATTTTCTTGCTTGGTTCCCTTTTTGTTCGGTTCAGATCCAACAGGTGGTGAAACAACCACGTAATTAGCCCCGAATGCAATCGCATCGATGATGTGCTCACGCACCTGTCTCACGCTGGGGGCCGAAACGCCTGCCATGATGGGAAATCCGGAAGGAACCGAGTCGCGCGCGCAGCGGAGGAGGTCGCAGCGTTCTTTGCGGGTGAGTAGGGAGGCTTCGGATTCGGTGCCGAAGACGAAAAAGCCCGCGAGACCGATTTTGGGTGAGGAGAGGTATTGGAAATAAGAGATTTGGGACTGGAAGTCGATGATGTCGCggaggttgaagagggtTATGGGGGAGGCCCAGATGCCGGAGGGTGGGACGGGGGGGACCAGTTCTGATCTTGAACCGATGAGTTGTGAATAGGACATGGTGAGTGCCTTTTCAGTTTGATCttgggttgctgttgttgttatgGTGGTGAGAGACTTTCGTTCAAGTAGATTGTCTTGATGGCTGTTGACTGACGGCTTTGGTCAGATGAATCAGCTAAAGACTTGGAAGTCAGATTAGACAAGATCAAGGGACTCGGTACCACGAGTAGAGCAACTAAATCGATGAGTATGTATCAGCTCGACAGGCCGTTTCAAAGATAGGGAAGGACGATCTTGGTGTGAATGACGGCGCAGTCCGGGAGTTACCTTTTCTAACCGACAAGAGGAGAAGCTGGAGATGTTCATCCAATCGGCCGGGCTGATCAGACCAGTATGCTTGAACCGGAAGTGTGACAATGGCCAAGATTATTGAACCAAAActgcgatgatgatgatgaccaaAGAGATAAGCAAAAGGGATGACTCAACCCAGACAAAAGTGGGAAAATGTGCTTGAAGCTatgaaagaagagagagagagagggggggggggggggggaaactGGCCAAAGGCCAGGAGGCCGTGAGGTTTTATTGCAGTCCCAATCAGCTACAGCAGCCGGTAAGCTCCTTCTGTGCCAGTCATCGTCCAAAGGTGAATTCCTTCTACTGCAGTGTTGTGTACGAGGTGTGCCTTCCGACTGCTCTGCCTTTCTTGCTTTAGGGCATGGGTTTGGATGGGAGTTGGCAGAGCAAgcaaggcaggcaggcatgAGGCAGacctgcagcagcagacacCGGCATATGCCTTGACATGACGGATGGGATGAGACCTGGAAAGTGGGTTCAAGACGCAAAACTCTCAAGGTGATGAGGGAATTTGAGCGTGTAGAGATGCTTAGTGCTGCGAGTTCTCTGTCGAGATGGAAGCAAAGGACAGCTATACACAGAATGATTGGCACGACCTTACCTACAAGAAACAAGACGAAGCAGGTATAACTACCTCAGGTACTAACTTCAACTTGCTCGGGCTCCTCTACTGTAGGTATTATGCTGACGTGACGCCGTATCGGTTTTGCCTTattgctctctctctctcaacATTCAActtctacaacaacaacaaactaCCTAACAAAGAACGTaacataaaaaaaaaaagcccaaGTGGTATATCAAACTGAAAGAGCTGCTTCCCTTCCCTAAGTAACCTGTCCTCCCAAAAACCAATCACACCAATCCGACACCAGAAAAGAACCAATCCAGGCAAGCCCAGGCACAAACATAATTCCCCCGCCTGGCAAGCCTTTACTCTTTACTCTTCCACCCCCATCACCACAAGCTCCTCTAACCCATCAATGATTTCGTtctcatcttccttcttatcctcctcttccacttcttctccaactccatCGAGTCCACCCACACCATCCACTAGCCCTGGTGCATAGTAACCCTGATTGAGCTCTAGATTGCCGAGTCCCTAACGCAGTCCAATCACACTCATCTCCAGCGTCCACACCCTGCGGATCCACACCTTGAGCTTTGTGCCAGGCTCGAGGCCTTCAACACCCTCAAGCTCGACACCCTCCCACCAGCACCTACGAGCAGGCTTGCGCCAGAAGAGCAGAAGCTTCTGGGCCATGCCCACGGCGTTGCTGCCCATCTCGTTGCCCTTAATGTCGGAGCGCAGGcgggcgagggcgagggaGCAGATGACGGCCTTGTTAGGCTCGCCGGCACGGTGGCCCCAGCGATCGTCGTGGTTGAAGCCGCTGTAGATACAGTTAGCATTCTGTTAAAACTGAAAGGGAGGCCCACATAGGCGAAGTGAGGACCGGAAACTTACCCAGCAGTCAACATCTCGATCAAATGCGCCTCCGTCGTGCCCGGCTCATCACTCTTCTTCAGCCCGCTGAAGATACCGTCCTGCTTAAGCAGCGCCCGAGCAGCCGCACGCTTGATCTCCATCATCTCAGCCTGACCAAGGTCAGCACGAGGGGGGATGGCGTAGAAATCCAGGTCCTCACGCAGCACAATGATGCCAGCACGCTTAGAACCGTCATCGCCCCTTGCGCCGGATGCCGGGTCGACGGGTACTATGCCGTCACTGCCATCTTGGGGGTTGGAAGGGTCTACGGGAATAGACTGGGCTACTGTGCGGAAGAACTCCAGCATGTATTGTAGGGATGCTGGGTCGTACTGCTCAACAAGTTAGCAATGACCTGGGTGGATGATTGATGCACGCGCAAACTTACGTCAACTTGTACGGCATCTCCCTCGCCAAAGCCACCCATGTGTCCTTCGGGAAAGAGTCCATTGGGAAAGAGGGACAAAAGCACAAATTCAGGCAACGTTAGCAACTCATCGCGTGATAGTGTGAACCGCGTTCCCCTGTTCAGTAGATCAGCAAACCATCCGTTTTACAGCATACTTTAGAGTGAATTCTTACCGCAGGTCCATAGTAATCGTCTCATCGGGGGCGACATCTATCCAGCAAACCCATTGTTAACCTCTGTTTTATTCCAACAATTTCCATGTAGACCTTGTCCATGATCCAATCCAACTCACCTCCCAGGGCATTAATAGGCGGTCCACCCTGCTGGACCTGAGTGATGATACTCGACGCTCCTCCCGCGGCAGCCATTAGATATGTgaaagaaaggagaggaCTGGATCCCTCCGAATATGCCGGTGGCggctctgcttcttcctccttgctgCGAGATGACTCGCCCTTGGTATCCTCCTTTTGAGAGTTTAGCGCGTGCTTGGTTTCGTCCTGGAGCTGGAATCCCGGGGACGATGTTGAAGGCGCGGTGGTGACAAAAGCACTACTACTGCTTCCTACTCCTGACGGATAATGTACAGCAACAAATGGATCGGACGGCGCGTAAGCTGGGGCGGCAGATTTCGAGGATGCGACTTCGTTAAATTCGTCTGGGTCGTCGACGACGTCGTTATGATCGAAATCGGTGACGGAAACGGCGGCGTACTTGCCGTCGAATGGTTCAAAGACGGATGCTGAATTGGAAAGTTCGGGGTCCGCTGATGGACTGGCAAAGAGCGACGAGAAGGGCGGAGGTCGTCCAGCTGAAGAGGACTCGGACGCCGGGTATTGGGGTGGCGGAGAACGAGTAGCCGATGGTGGCTCAGGACCGGCgacagcggcggcggtggtagtagtagatGGGCGACAGAAGTCGTTGACCTCTGCAGTGAAGCAGACAAGACCCGGCAGAAGTGTCTCGggtatggtggtggtgttgttgttgttgttgttgttgtcgtcgggCAGGTGATGGTGATCCAGGGCTAGGTTGTCCAGGTTCAGGTTCAGGTtcaggtccaggtccaggtcgGGTAGCAATCCAGAGTCTGCTTCTGCGCTACGCCGTTTGGGGAGAGAAAGGCGAGAGGTCCTGTGGTGATGTGGAgggtggttgaagatgggCCCGGGGGACGAGCAGCTGGAATCTCGCGGCGCAGACAGGGTGACGACGGGGGTGGGTGTCGCAATTGGGAATTAATTCGGTCGTGATTTGGTATCTAATATAAGGGGCTACCTGTAGGGACGTGACGGACGGATAAAGCTGGGGGAGCCGAAGAAACGTTAGCCAAGTTTCCATGGACCCAGTCGTCACAGTGTTCCTTTGAGATGGTGgtgacagcgacagcgatgGAGTGTTGTGTGTTTGCTTCCTGCCATTTCCACCTCGTCCTCGTGTGTTCCCATCAAGAGTCTTGCTTGATGGACCTTACCTCTAACGGGGCCTGGGAcggacacacacacacacagacagtcaatcaatcaatcaattgATTGCATGAAATCGATGGAGACGGCAATGGTGGGAACCCGGCGCGACTTTGTTGAATTGGATGGGACGGATGaatgatgttgttggcggaCAATGGTCGGGGATTAGGATTAGGTGAAGGGCTAAAGTAAGATTGGGGTTCCTCTTCGGGGAGAGTGGGATGCTATTACCATGGCTGATATACCCAGCAAGTACCTGGGCGTAATTAACTGCGAGCCTCCACTGCCCAATCTGAGGTAGATCGCCTGGACTAGGCTACACGCTAGCTGGTCCAATCGTCTGCTAATTACATGCCGGCCCTGGTCCCTTCCCTGGGTCGTCTGAGATGGTCCGGGCGGAAGTGAACGGTCCAGAATCATAAAAAGGGTCGTTCGTTCGTGACAGGTTTTGCTTTCTGGAAGGACACCGTGGTAATGAACTCGACATGAACGTGGTGGATATGATGGAATGTCCTAAACAAGCAAAGCAAAgaagatacctacctagtctacGTTACTTTGAAGAGGAAACCacactacctagaggtacttcaAAGAACAATCGAGGGACCTGTAGCTCTGGCGTGAGAGGCAGGTCCATTCTTAGACTACGAGGTACACTTAGATTGGCATGTAAGGTACTGTAGTATTGTAAAGAGTTGAAATGCGAAGAAACAAGAAGACGGGACGGCAAGACGGGAGACGACAGGCGAATCCTGCAAGTACAACAACCCGTACCTGCCTGGGTTGTCAAAGTTGACAGCACTGACGGCATTCACACTGACGGGCATCCGACTGACACACAGACAAGAAACTGAATGGTTCAAGGATGTTCAGGGCACTCTGCAACTTGCAGCACCTCGATGGATCCCCCCCGATGGATGGGAAATGCAAAGACCGAGCAAGGGGTACTGGTGCTGTCACGCTGTGAAATTACCGCTGAGGCGCTGGAATTGCCAATCACTGCTCGAGCTGCCATTTGTTAGTCCCGCTTATTCTGTAGCCGCCCGTCTACCGACCAATCATCAAGTCGACAGACCGACATCACGGTTGCCGGTTGTCGCTGTCTCGTGCATATGACAATTTGGGGAGAATTATGCTGTTAGAAATCTCTATAGAATTTGGATTTTGGTTGGTGAGTGATCCTATTCACACCTCTGTACTTCCGTGTCTGTTGGTGACACATGTGAGTAcaacaaccctaaccctcagAGCCCCTGACTTCCTGGCCATCAGGGTACTTCATAAACCATCAAGGTTCTTCCACAACCCTCCATCactcgtcgtcatcactaTCCCCAAAAATGGCCTTGAACACTTCATCACCCGGCCTCTTTCCTTCCAGCGCTTCATTCCTTGACGTATCAAGTACCACTTCAGCAGGCTTCTGtgtccctcctcctctctccaaATCAGCCATGGCTGtactccctcctccgccgccagtactccctcctccgccgccagtACTCCCAAactccaaccccaacaatTCCCTCTCCACAGTACCgggtcctcctccaccctgATACCCGTACGACTGGAACTGCGACCAGacatcatccttcttcttctcgctaGTCGCATCGTAATTATCCGGCTGAACATGCGCCGGCGGCTTAACTCCAAACCGTTTACACAGCAGTCTCGTAGGATAAAAATCCGTGACCGACCTGGTCATGGTACCAAACATGCCCAATCTCGCCGCTTCCTCTGCTGGGTCTTCTGGTTTTGGCGGTGGCCTTGACACTACCTCCTTCGTATCTCCCGTAGTTGCTGCCGTGGGTTTTGTAGAAGACGACGTAGTAAACCGACTAGCCATGAACCCCGTCATCGGCTTAAAGATCCTCGCGCAATTGAAGAACTCATGAAACTCTCTCAACCACTCCTCATCCGTCAACTTCGCCGGTTTCGGTGGTAATTGCGGTCTGAACCCCGCCTGGACCTCCAAGTAGCCTCTATACCGTGCGCGcttctcctcgtcttccgcATAGGGCGCGCCACCCCCAATGCCACGCGAGATGGCGGCAATGGCGGTTTCCTTATCGAGTTTGGGAACGCGATCGAGAAGCTCTTGCTGCTTTTCGGCTTCGCTCCGGGCGTAGGCGGCCGGCACTTCGCCGAGAGCTTGCGGCAGGTCGGACCGGCCCGTGACGGCAGCGAGACGGTCGCGAGAGGCCGGGGAGATGAAGTCAAATACGGATTTTCCGGGTAATTGTTTTTCGCCAAGGAGAGCGGCGCGGGCTTTCGGGTCGAGGGTCGAGGCTTTGGCTACGTCGGCTGTTGAGACGTAGTTTGCTGGGGACCCGCGGGCGGATTCCGACTTGGGCGTTTTAGAAGATACCCATCCTCGAGGAATCTGGGGAGGCGGGTATTTCCCTTCGGAATTGATTTCAGTTGTGAGCGCGTCGGATTCCTTGCCGAAGACAAAGCCGTCCAGTGGTAGGCGGCCGTCGTGGCATTTGCGGACCCCTAACCCTACTTTGCCCAATATCGACGATGCTGCTTTCTTGGTGATAAACTTTGGTTTTGCTTGTAGCGTCGGGTTGGCCGCTATCGtagccttctttttcttcttgtctcCGCCTATTACTCGGTTGTAGGATATTTTGGGACCGACTTCGTAAGGGTCTTCGTCGTCTGAGCCGGTATCGTTCAGGATGCCTATCCCTATGCCTCCTCGG
Coding sequences:
- a CDS encoding tubulin-tyrosine ligase — translated: MHILIVNDDGPPSAHSSPYVHSLVRDLQAAGHTVSVCLPHTQRSWIGKAHMIGQTVKPLYYRPPPASSPAAGLTTALVPSSEKPEQTVNVTDHGSVHLRPSTVPGTEEWILVDGTPASCVQIGLYHFFQDRGPVDLVVSGPNYGRNTTAVFALSSGTLGGALEAAVCKRRAIALSYAFFNRNHDPAIITKASRQSVRVIEALWKQWPTDGSVDLYSVNVPLLEGLEEGKVLYTPMLQNYWGAGSCFEEVEGSVDGEEVDEERIREGGGADAETGDGGGGLEVGDGKRDGREGLHTHKHFKWSPRFTDVYKSVEEAPPGNDGWAVKEGHTSVTPLKANFWNTAENLHGKELQLPPLETPSAIKTESTTTLPIRNSTTTANSKDHLYALIDYQDAYVQPLILSAIEKLLPSSSYTLLPSPFTSENKEPEIHLSTLLPSEDAKVLQITPYETIDFDHAMSHPATTLINSYIIRKALIRKHFLSSTVENWVAKHPTSALKTHVKRAEAFEVDYAEFLDDSLVEAFDLRASMEKNDQLIAEGKEREVEWWILKPSMSDRGQGIRLFSTMEELQSIFDSWEVESDSEDEDDDDASSSNADNTSSNADDTSDAGSDHGDGNGNGINTSHLRHFIAQPYIHPPLLLPELSNRKFHIRVYVLAIGALKVYVYKDMLALFAGVPYTSPTTSSSSDPDSNPDSEPAGELDLSAHLTNTCLQTYLSPNAAENSVHRFWDLSSLSPTHFPQSKAENIWDQICEVTGDLFEAAARGMMIHFQPMEQAFEVYGLDFLVDADDESGRNTAWLLEVNAFPDFKQTGELKGVVGGFWEGVVREAVGGFVGVQKGDSDEKMRLVRDVDLGRRW
- a CDS encoding G-patch domain-containing protein — encoded protein: MSYKRSRATFEADLTAQQSPYVFFGTPLPPRDPEVRDDGSYVPIWKQEVRDERGRKRLHGAFTGGFSAGYFNTVGSKEGWTPSTFVSSRTNRHKDTPKAVQQRPEDFMDEEDLADAEEAKKIQTNAAFAGLGSTANDATRASGLMGLFRPQGETMGVKLLKKMGWREGQGIGPKVRRKARLELQNDATAQGETFLFAPENVPMIAFVKKTDRKGLGYAGESGLTPIGRSGSKKGSHGDTDDEDEDDYGALGRPKLTMGGGRKKETSKVRGGIGIGILNDTGSDDEDPYEVGPKISYNRVIGGDKKKKKATIAANPTLQAKPKFITKKAASSILGKVGLGVRKCHDGRLPLDGFVFGKESDALTTEINSEGKYPPPQIPRGWVSSKTPKSESARGSPANYVSTADVAKASTLDPKARAALLGEKQLPGKSVFDFISPASRDRLAAVTGRSDLPQALGEVPAAYARSEAEKQQELLDRVPKLDKETAIAAISRGIGGGAPYAEDEEKRARYRGYLEVQAGFRPQLPPKPAKLTDEEWLREFHEFFNCARIFKPMTGFMASRFTTSSSTKPTAATTGDTKEVVSRPPPKPEDPAEEAARLGMFGTMTRSVTDFYPTRLLCKRFGVKPPAHVQPDNYDATSEKKKDDVWSQFQSYGYQGGGGPGTVERELLGLEFGSTGGGGGSTGGGGGSTAMADLERGGGTQKPAEVVLDTSRNEALEGKRPGDEVFKAIFGDSDDDE
- a CDS encoding dihydrodipicolinate synthetase, translated to MSYSQLIGSRSELVPPVPPSGIWASPITLFNLRDIIDFQSQISYFQYLSSPKIGLAGFFVFGTESEASLLTRKERCDLLRCARDSVPSGFPIMAGVSAPSVRQVREHIIDAIAFGANYVVVSPPVGSEPNKKGTKQENETVDAFFDDIVHYSELRILISDEDGGIDLTSELIIRQALRHKGKIVGAHLRSGNNVVGKITRLAREFPPSQKEFAIFAGQSDYLVGGLAAGSSGCITAFANVLPWALVWQYHEYVNGEKNNDKVKKADALRVSGMLAKVETQLLESGGGIAAIKFAASLYTGWRAGVVKGTRTTRRYPMATAGHKGMELFLPRKPQADISMEMKDEIWTAVNWALDLERDPLADYDLLEKEKAEGSRN
- a CDS encoding general stress response protein Whi2, variant — encoded protein: MAAAGGASSIITQVQQGGPPINALGDVAPDETITMDLRGTRFTLSRDELLTLPEFVLLSLFPNGLFPEGHMGGFGEGDAVQVDYDPASLQYMLEFFRTVAQSIPVDPSNPQDGSDGIVPVDPASGARGDDGSKRAGIIVLREDLDFYAIPPRADLGQAEMMEIKRAAARALLKQDGIFSGLKKSDEPGTTEAHLIEMLTAGGFNHDDRWGHRAGEPNKAVICSLALARLRSDIKGNEMGSNAVGMAQKLLLFWRKPARRCWWEGVELEGVEGLEPGTKLKVWIRRVWTLEMSVIGLR